In Xanthocytophaga agilis, the following are encoded in one genomic region:
- the miaA gene encoding tRNA (adenosine(37)-N6)-dimethylallyltransferase MiaA, with product MQEVNYLVVIVGPTAVGKTELCVRLAHYFKTEIISADSRQFYREMTIGTAKPTADEQEGITHHFINSHSVVEEYNAAAFEQDALGCIQSVLAQHKVCILTGGSTLYIKMLTDGMDEIPDVDPEIRVQLQQTLDTQGLEVLIKQLDELDPVYGQQVDRANPQRVMRALEVSIGTGMPYSSFRKGTKVERPFQIIKIGLNRDREELYQRIDLRMDLMLKNGLVDEVRSLAAYRDKNALQTVGYREVFEFLDGMYDEAEMIRLLKRNSRRYAKRQLTWFTRDTEYQWFHPSQFKEIVQYIEQQMNNPKLP from the coding sequence ATGCAAGAAGTCAATTATTTAGTAGTGATAGTAGGTCCTACAGCAGTAGGGAAAACCGAATTGTGTGTGCGTTTAGCTCATTATTTTAAGACTGAAATCATATCAGCAGATTCACGCCAGTTTTATCGTGAAATGACTATTGGCACAGCTAAGCCTACCGCGGATGAACAAGAAGGAATAACACACCATTTCATCAACTCCCATAGTGTTGTAGAAGAGTACAATGCTGCTGCATTTGAACAGGATGCATTAGGTTGTATCCAATCAGTTTTAGCACAACATAAAGTTTGTATTCTCACAGGTGGGTCTACTTTATATATCAAAATGCTGACAGATGGAATGGATGAGATTCCTGATGTTGATCCAGAAATACGGGTACAACTTCAGCAAACATTAGATACACAGGGGTTAGAAGTGCTGATTAAACAACTGGATGAACTGGACCCTGTATATGGACAACAGGTAGATCGGGCAAATCCACAACGTGTGATGCGAGCCCTGGAAGTGAGTATTGGAACTGGAATGCCCTATTCTTCCTTTCGGAAAGGAACAAAAGTAGAACGACCTTTTCAGATTATAAAGATTGGTCTGAACCGTGATAGAGAAGAGTTATACCAGCGGATTGATTTACGTATGGACCTGATGCTGAAAAATGGTTTGGTAGATGAAGTTCGTAGTTTGGCAGCATATAGAGATAAAAATGCTCTACAAACTGTAGGATATAGAGAAGTGTTTGAATTTCTGGATGGTATGTATGACGAGGCTGAAATGATTCGTTTACTGAAACGAAATTCCAGGCGTTATGCAAAACGCCAGCTTACATGGTTTACCCGTGATACAGAATATCAATGGTTTCATCCTAGCCAGTTTAAAGAGATTGTACAGTATATAGAACAGCAGATGAATAATCCTAAACTGCCATAG